The proteins below are encoded in one region of Halocatena salina:
- a CDS encoding DUF555 domain-containing protein — protein sequence MDCRVVVEAAIPVYDVGSADEAVRIAISKTGDMLNPDLNYVEISMGTRSCPHCGEDMEPAFVAADEALVALELEMTVFNVEDEEHASRIARKEIGQRMQKVPLDIIGVETIDSDDDTDSESESESESGSESESESGSESVESPEKTDQAEEPDEDLLPDFQDLMEEN from the coding sequence ATGGACTGTCGTGTCGTCGTCGAGGCGGCAATACCCGTCTACGATGTCGGTTCCGCCGATGAAGCCGTGCGCATCGCGATTTCGAAAACTGGGGACATGCTCAATCCCGATCTCAACTACGTCGAGATATCGATGGGAACGCGCTCGTGTCCTCACTGTGGGGAGGATATGGAACCGGCGTTCGTCGCCGCTGACGAAGCACTGGTCGCCCTCGAACTCGAAATGACGGTGTTCAACGTCGAAGACGAAGAACACGCATCGCGCATCGCACGCAAAGAAATCGGCCAGCGAATGCAGAAAGTACCGCTCGACATCATCGGCGTCGAAACGATCGACTCCGACGATGACACCGATTCAGAATCAGAGTCAGAGTCAGAGTCAGGATCGGAATCGGAATCGGAATCAGGATCGGAATCCGTGGAGTCACCTGAGAAGACGGACCAAGCCGAAGAGCCCGACGAGGATCTGCTCCCCGATTTTCAAGATCTGATGGAGGAGAACTGA
- a CDS encoding UPF0058 family protein, producing MKKQELIHLHGLLAEVCNHYELRSENTVDHTAYDELGVQPTSIHKSKTDHKEAVFALAEGITGEITIVEDEQPISATAD from the coding sequence ATGAAAAAGCAGGAACTGATCCACCTTCACGGTCTGCTTGCAGAAGTATGCAATCACTACGAACTTCGAAGCGAGAACACGGTCGATCATACGGCATATGACGAACTCGGTGTACAGCCGACATCCATTCACAAATCAAAAACCGACCACAAAGAGGCTGTTTTTGCATTGGCTGAAGGAATTACGGGCGAAATAACGATCGTCGAAGACGAGCAGCCCATTTCGGCAACTGCTGACTGA
- a CDS encoding DUF7836 family putative zinc-binding protein, whose translation MPTETYVRLLCPECGKQWTASPGNLPTPSTTYHCPGCHASRRLSEFARTEHELETLKTFG comes from the coding sequence ATGCCGACAGAAACGTACGTGAGATTGCTTTGTCCGGAGTGTGGCAAACAGTGGACCGCATCACCGGGGAATCTCCCGACACCCAGCACGACCTATCACTGCCCGGGCTGTCACGCGAGTCGACGTCTGTCGGAATTCGCGCGCACCGAACACGAGCTTGAAACGCTCAAAACGTTCGGGTAG
- a CDS encoding transcription initiation factor IIB — protein sequence MSDTTIREYTEESRESTTEREDEEEQESVSTCPECGGRLINDSEHGETICEECGLVVEEDSIDHGPEWRAFDAQEKDEKSRVGAPTTTMMHDKGLSTNIGWQNKDAYGNSLSSRQRQKMQRLRTWNERFRTRDSKERNLKQALGEIDRMASALGLPETVRETASVIYRRALSDNLLPGRSIEGVATAALYAAARQAGTPRSLDEITLVSRVDKMELTRTYRYVVRQLNLEIKPADPESYVPRFASDLDLTEEVTRRSRDLISNAREAGILSGKSPVGLAAAAIYAASLLCNQKVTQSEVSEVANISEVTIRNRYKEILEADASPTV from the coding sequence ATGAGTGATACGACAATCCGAGAATACACGGAAGAGTCGAGAGAATCGACCACCGAACGAGAGGACGAAGAAGAACAAGAGTCAGTCTCGACGTGTCCGGAGTGTGGCGGTCGACTGATAAACGACAGCGAACACGGAGAGACCATTTGTGAGGAGTGCGGTCTGGTCGTCGAGGAGGACTCGATAGACCACGGTCCGGAGTGGCGGGCATTCGACGCCCAAGAGAAAGACGAGAAAAGTCGTGTCGGTGCGCCGACCACCACGATGATGCACGACAAGGGATTGTCGACGAATATCGGGTGGCAGAACAAAGACGCGTACGGCAACTCGCTGTCTTCACGCCAGCGCCAGAAGATGCAGCGGTTGCGCACCTGGAACGAGCGCTTTCGCACTCGCGACTCCAAGGAGCGCAACCTGAAACAGGCGCTTGGTGAGATCGATCGGATGGCATCGGCGCTCGGCCTGCCCGAGACCGTCCGTGAGACTGCGAGCGTTATCTACCGACGCGCGCTGTCAGACAACCTCCTACCGGGACGATCGATCGAAGGCGTCGCTACCGCGGCGCTGTACGCCGCTGCTCGTCAAGCCGGTACGCCGCGGAGCCTCGATGAGATCACGCTGGTGTCCCGGGTCGATAAGATGGAGTTGACACGGACCTACCGGTACGTCGTGCGCCAGCTCAACCTCGAAATCAAGCCTGCTGATCCCGAGAGCTACGTCCCTCGATTCGCCAGCGATCTCGATCTCACGGAGGAGGTCACGCGTCGTTCCCGGGACCTCATCAGCAACGCTCGTGAGGCGGGCATCCTGAGCGGGAAAAGCCCGGTCGGACTGGCCGCAGCAGCGATCTACGCCGCGTCCCTGCTGTGTAACCAGAAGGTCACGCAGAGCGAAGTGTCGGAAGTTGCAAACATATCGGAAGTGACTATCAGAAATCGGTATAAGGAGATCCTCGAGGCAGATGCCAGCCCGACGGTCTAA
- a CDS encoding sodium:solute symporter family transporter, with protein sequence MISATVALGVTALVVGGVSVLGMWAVRGRIDSVEDYITARDSAGTGTLTATLVASSMGAWILLSPAEAGAAFGGITAVLGYAVGSALPMVLYAIIGPRIRELIPAGHTLTEYTYARFGRMMYGYVLVVSVSYMFVFLAAEMTGITGALSLVAEVPMWQTALLIGTFVLAYTTYGGLRASIFTDTVQALVILPLLAVSFGVALLELGGTDAVYESVTASNPQLLDLGFAVGVESGVYIAVSVLGAEMLNQAWWQRVYAAENQRVLRRSFVVTAVAVVPMIFVAGLFGLAAQGLGLVEGNASIAFFLVTTELFPDTVVVGIVILAVLLVMSSADTLFNAISSIVTADLPRVIDPGERTLTTSARVLTVVVALASIVIGAQGYSVLTLFFVADLLAVATFIPLLAGLYARRLSGHGALLASLTGLLVGVLFFPIARPLLSALELSLPAATYFRSFLGAAVVSGGMTALAAVVGRSRIDFDRLDRTITRLDQGVDDARGGDER encoded by the coding sequence GTGATTTCCGCAACGGTTGCGCTCGGTGTGACTGCGCTCGTGGTAGGAGGGGTGTCGGTGTTGGGAATGTGGGCTGTGCGTGGTCGGATCGATAGCGTGGAAGATTATATCACTGCGAGAGATAGCGCCGGAACGGGAACGCTCACAGCGACGCTCGTCGCATCGAGCATGGGTGCGTGGATCTTGCTGTCACCCGCCGAGGCGGGCGCTGCGTTCGGCGGTATCACTGCCGTCTTAGGATACGCGGTCGGAAGCGCCCTTCCGATGGTGCTTTACGCGATAATTGGTCCTCGAATCCGGGAGCTGATTCCGGCGGGACACACGCTGACGGAGTACACGTACGCCCGGTTTGGTCGGATGATGTACGGATACGTGCTCGTCGTGAGTGTCAGCTACATGTTCGTGTTTCTGGCGGCGGAAATGACGGGCATCACGGGGGCACTGTCGCTGGTCGCAGAAGTCCCGATGTGGCAGACCGCGCTCTTGATCGGGACGTTCGTTCTCGCATACACCACGTACGGCGGACTCCGAGCGAGCATCTTCACTGATACTGTCCAAGCGTTGGTGATCCTTCCGCTGCTCGCGGTTAGCTTCGGTGTCGCGCTGCTCGAACTCGGCGGAACTGACGCCGTCTATGAGAGCGTCACAGCATCGAACCCACAGCTGTTGGATCTGGGCTTCGCCGTCGGTGTGGAATCAGGCGTCTACATCGCCGTATCGGTCCTCGGTGCAGAAATGCTGAACCAAGCGTGGTGGCAGCGCGTCTACGCGGCTGAAAACCAACGAGTGCTCAGACGATCGTTTGTTGTAACGGCCGTCGCCGTCGTCCCGATGATATTCGTTGCCGGACTGTTCGGACTGGCTGCGCAAGGACTCGGTTTGGTGGAGGGCAACGCGAGTATCGCCTTCTTTCTCGTGACCACCGAACTGTTTCCCGATACGGTCGTTGTAGGGATCGTGATCCTCGCCGTGTTGCTCGTAATGAGCAGCGCAGATACGCTCTTTAACGCGATTTCGAGCATCGTAACCGCTGATCTCCCGCGGGTAATCGATCCGGGTGAGAGAACGCTCACCACCAGCGCGCGCGTGTTGACGGTGGTCGTCGCACTGGCGTCGATCGTGATCGGCGCACAGGGGTACAGCGTACTCACACTCTTTTTCGTAGCTGATCTGCTCGCCGTGGCAACGTTCATCCCGCTGCTGGCTGGGCTGTACGCAAGGCGGCTGTCCGGCCATGGGGCGCTACTGGCGAGCCTCACCGGACTGCTCGTCGGCGTATTGTTTTTCCCGATCGCTCGGCCGTTGCTGTCGGCGCTAGAGCTGTCCCTGCCAGCCGCGACGTATTTCAGATCGTTTCTGGGTGCAGCGGTCGTATCGGGTGGTATGACGGCTCTAGCCGCAGTCGTTGGACGATCGCGGATCGATTTCGATCGGCTCGATCGGACCATCACACGACTCGATCAGGGCGTTGATGATGCCAGAGGTGGTGATGAGCGATGA
- a CDS encoding DUF357 domain-containing protein: protein MSADLEEKTDRYERLLARALEEATISPPEGTPLEESAAECREMARSYLEDGRHFCDEGDIVNALAAFSYGHAWLDAGARIGLFDVPTDGHLFTQ, encoded by the coding sequence ATGTCCGCCGATCTCGAAGAGAAGACCGATCGGTACGAGCGCCTGCTGGCTCGAGCGCTCGAAGAAGCCACGATCTCGCCGCCGGAGGGGACGCCGTTAGAAGAGAGCGCGGCCGAATGCCGCGAGATGGCCCGTTCGTACCTCGAAGACGGACGACATTTCTGCGATGAGGGCGACATCGTGAATGCACTTGCGGCCTTTTCGTACGGCCACGCGTGGCTCGACGCGGGCGCTCGGATCGGACTGTTCGACGTTCCGACCGACGGCCACCTCTTCACACAGTGA
- the trxB gene encoding thioredoxin-disulfide reductase — protein sequence MTDATHRRLIITGTGIAGLSAAIYAGRSNNDPLVIEGTEPGGQLTLTTDVANYPGFPEGISGPELVNRMKEQATRFGADIEHGVVTEIDDTDRPFRVECKDGTVYTADAVIVASGASARTLGVPGEDELMGYGVSTCATCDGAFFRGEEMLVVGGGDAAMEEASFLTKFASKVYLIHRRESFRAEQYWVDRVQEKVDDGEIEILRNTELTEIHGSQSDGVSHVTLAHNESGYPSEQLDEPETETTEHDVGAVFLAIGHTPNTEYLDGTGVKTDEDGYIITHGGRGSGQTSTDVEGLFGAGDVVDFHYQQAATAGGMGVKAALDADDYLDQLDRTQQAEVAAAESDD from the coding sequence ATGACTGACGCCACGCACCGACGGCTCATTATCACAGGGACGGGGATCGCTGGCCTGTCTGCGGCGATCTACGCGGGACGGTCAAACAACGATCCCCTCGTGATCGAGGGGACCGAACCAGGCGGACAGCTCACGCTCACGACTGACGTCGCCAACTACCCCGGCTTTCCGGAGGGGATCTCCGGGCCAGAGCTGGTCAATCGGATGAAAGAGCAGGCAACTCGCTTTGGAGCCGATATCGAACACGGCGTGGTCACCGAGATCGACGACACCGATCGCCCGTTCCGGGTTGAATGTAAAGATGGGACAGTGTACACCGCCGACGCGGTGATCGTTGCCTCGGGAGCAAGCGCGCGAACCCTCGGAGTTCCCGGTGAGGACGAGCTGATGGGATACGGTGTCTCGACGTGTGCAACGTGTGATGGGGCCTTTTTCCGTGGTGAAGAGATGCTTGTCGTTGGTGGTGGCGACGCCGCGATGGAAGAAGCCAGCTTTCTCACGAAATTCGCCTCGAAAGTGTATCTCATCCATCGTCGGGAGTCGTTCCGCGCCGAACAGTACTGGGTTGATCGCGTTCAGGAAAAAGTCGACGACGGGGAGATCGAGATCTTACGCAACACGGAACTAACTGAGATTCACGGTAGCCAATCGGATGGCGTTTCTCACGTCACACTCGCACACAACGAGTCGGGCTATCCTTCCGAACAGCTCGACGAACCGGAGACAGAAACCACCGAACACGACGTGGGTGCTGTCTTTCTCGCCATCGGTCACACGCCAAACACCGAGTACCTTGATGGAACGGGCGTGAAAACCGACGAAGATGGATACATCATCACCCACGGTGGTCGCGGAAGCGGCCAAACCAGTACCGATGTTGAGGGTCTGTTCGGTGCCGGCGACGTGGTCGATTTCCACTACCAACAGGCCGCAACCGCCGGAGGAATGGGGGTCAAAGCTGCGCTCGACGCGGACGACTATCTCGATCAACTCGACAGGACCCAGCAAGCCGAGGTAGCCGCCGCCGAATCCGACGACTGA
- a CDS encoding DUF7545 family protein — protein MTTDPNDVVITIAGPTEETEVALPGSLFDALSNEDETASEVVSDILVLSCAQRVHALVHHGDEEIDEDLSAVEDRMMAVFEEHFGMTFAQATGHDH, from the coding sequence ATGACGACAGATCCAAACGACGTTGTCATTACGATCGCAGGTCCGACCGAGGAAACAGAGGTCGCGCTACCGGGATCGTTGTTCGATGCGCTTTCGAACGAGGATGAGACTGCTTCCGAAGTGGTCAGTGACATCCTCGTCCTTTCGTGTGCACAACGCGTCCACGCGCTCGTTCATCACGGTGACGAGGAGATAGACGAAGACCTTTCTGCTGTTGAAGACAGGATGATGGCTGTCTTCGAAGAGCATTTCGGTATGACGTTTGCCCAAGCGACCGGACACGATCACTGA
- a CDS encoding 2,5-diamino-6-(ribosylamino)-4(3H)-pyrimidinone 5'-phosphate reductase, with protein MHVLVNAAMSVDGKLATYRREQLRISGDADFARVDRRRAEADAVVVGVGTVLADDPSLLRFDRERRSEIETTGVPARVVADSQGRTPLDAALFSGDAPIYLLTSEATPPERRDAFRDAGAQVIVAGTDRVDLTDAFDTLEHEGIERLLVEGGGELIFSCFEANLVDELSVYIGSLIIGGRDAPTLADGNGFLGSFPELTLRRVERLDDGVVLRWRVENEG; from the coding sequence ATGCACGTTCTCGTTAACGCCGCGATGAGTGTGGACGGTAAGCTCGCTACCTACCGCCGCGAGCAGCTTCGTATCAGCGGTGACGCTGATTTCGCTCGCGTCGATCGCAGGCGAGCCGAAGCCGATGCGGTCGTGGTAGGTGTCGGAACGGTGTTGGCCGACGATCCGTCGCTGCTCCGTTTCGACCGCGAACGTCGATCCGAGATCGAGACGACAGGCGTTCCGGCCCGCGTCGTAGCGGATTCGCAAGGACGGACCCCTCTCGACGCTGCGCTGTTTTCCGGCGACGCACCCATCTACCTGCTCACCAGCGAGGCTACCCCGCCAGAGCGACGCGATGCGTTCCGAGACGCTGGTGCACAGGTCATCGTCGCCGGTACCGATCGCGTCGATCTTACTGACGCGTTCGATACCCTCGAACACGAGGGGATCGAGCGGCTGTTAGTCGAAGGGGGCGGCGAACTGATCTTTTCGTGTTTCGAAGCGAATCTCGTCGACGAGCTTTCGGTGTACATCGGATCGCTCATCATCGGGGGCCGAGACGCGCCGACGCTCGCTGATGGAAACGGATTCCTCGGATCGTTTCCGGAGTTGACACTCCGTCGTGTCGAACGCCTCGATGACGGTGTCGTGCTCCGGTGGCGCGTTGAGAACGAGGGATAG
- a CDS encoding NADH:flavin oxidoreductase/NADH oxidase: protein MTANLFDLLPLRETTLSNRVMVSPMCQYSCNSEDGVATDWHFVHLGSRAIGGAGVVMTEAAAVEPRGRITPQDLGIWDSEHADALAPIASFIREQGSTPAIQLAHAGRKASKRRPWEGSMPLSPDDGGWEVIAPSSDPWPYEDDAPPTRAMNQDDIETVITAFENAAQNALTAGFEIAEVHAAHGYLLHEFLSPLTNQRTDDYGGSFQNRTRLLREVVSAVRSVWPNDQPVFVRISATDWLPDRDAWTVEESIRLADHLATSGVDLIDVSGGGIHPDQQLPETGPGYQTTYAQRIGAETTEDIRVGAVGGITTPEHADALVRTGQADLAIIGREHLRDPQFTLTAASELGAEEITPPPQYYRAYPGIAPE, encoded by the coding sequence ATGACAGCGAACCTTTTCGACCTGTTACCGCTGCGTGAGACGACGCTTTCGAATCGGGTGATGGTCTCCCCCATGTGTCAATATTCCTGTAATTCAGAAGACGGTGTAGCGACGGACTGGCACTTCGTTCACCTTGGAAGTCGTGCGATCGGCGGAGCGGGCGTCGTGATGACCGAAGCGGCGGCCGTCGAGCCACGTGGGCGAATCACGCCTCAAGACTTGGGTATTTGGGACAGTGAGCACGCTGACGCGCTCGCCCCGATCGCATCGTTCATCCGTGAGCAGGGAAGCACTCCAGCGATTCAGTTGGCCCACGCCGGGCGGAAGGCATCGAAGCGTCGTCCGTGGGAAGGGAGCATGCCGCTTTCTCCTGACGACGGTGGATGGGAAGTGATCGCCCCCAGTTCGGATCCGTGGCCCTACGAAGACGACGCGCCGCCGACCCGCGCGATGAACCAAGACGACATCGAGACCGTCATTACTGCGTTCGAGAACGCTGCACAGAACGCACTCACTGCGGGGTTCGAGATCGCAGAGGTTCACGCTGCACATGGATACCTCCTCCACGAGTTCCTCTCTCCGCTCACGAATCAGCGGACCGACGACTACGGAGGGAGCTTCCAGAACCGTACTCGACTGCTTCGTGAGGTAGTTTCTGCTGTGCGCTCGGTGTGGCCCAACGATCAGCCGGTGTTCGTTCGGATCTCAGCAACCGACTGGCTTCCCGACCGGGATGCGTGGACTGTCGAGGAGTCGATTCGTCTGGCAGACCATCTTGCCACGAGCGGTGTTGATCTCATCGACGTGAGCGGCGGCGGCATTCATCCCGACCAGCAGCTCCCCGAAACTGGGCCGGGCTACCAAACGACCTACGCTCAGCGGATCGGAGCGGAAACGACTGAAGACATCCGTGTCGGTGCCGTCGGAGGGATCACAACGCCCGAGCACGCCGACGCGCTCGTGCGGACCGGGCAGGCCGATCTCGCCATTATCGGTCGTGAACACCTCCGTGATCCACAGTTCACGCTCACCGCTGCGTCCGAGCTCGGTGCTGAGGAGATCACACCACCACCACAGTACTACCGGGCATACCCCGGAATCGCCCCGGAGTAG
- a CDS encoding S8 family peptidase encodes MTESPSNSFDPSRRDVLRSVAGVGAFGLVSDVIDEIEENLVAINVGYHDDGVLDTIVTLANDIDILRTYAWGAATVAVPELFLSDGSVQTLQTDDSVRYVERDQTAQAFEQQLPWGIDRVDSNVAHEHGRTGTGSDVAIIDTGIDSYHPDLDANIGEGDSFTLGIGILSDSSEQKRAERKRERVNQKATRAGATTQGGLISDWQDDNGHGTHCAGIVAAMNDTKGVVGVSPDATLHGVKVLTALGSGTASDIASGIEYVADQGWDVGSLSLGMGQDSSLLREACQYAVDQGTLLVAATGNSGPCTDCVSYPAAYPEVVGVGATTSDDDLASFSSTGPEVDLVAPGANIRSTYLSFLSSYQSLSGTSMACPHVAGVGGTLMADGYSNTEAAERLTATAEDIGLSETEAGGGLLDVPAAIGIE; translated from the coding sequence ATGACAGAAAGTCCCTCCAACAGTTTCGATCCAAGCCGTCGTGACGTCCTTCGGTCTGTCGCCGGTGTCGGAGCGTTCGGGTTGGTTTCCGATGTCATCGACGAAATCGAGGAAAATCTCGTCGCGATCAACGTGGGATACCACGATGACGGCGTCCTCGATACGATCGTCACGCTGGCGAACGACATCGACATTCTTCGCACGTACGCATGGGGTGCAGCGACCGTTGCGGTCCCCGAACTGTTCCTTTCGGACGGATCGGTCCAGACTCTTCAGACAGACGATTCGGTGCGGTATGTCGAACGGGATCAAACTGCTCAGGCGTTCGAGCAGCAACTACCATGGGGGATCGACCGCGTCGATAGCAACGTCGCTCACGAGCACGGACGGACTGGTACAGGCAGTGATGTCGCCATTATCGACACTGGCATCGATAGTTACCACCCGGATCTCGATGCAAACATCGGTGAAGGCGATTCGTTTACCCTTGGGATCGGGATCCTTTCTGATTCGAGCGAGCAGAAGCGAGCTGAACGCAAGCGCGAGCGGGTCAATCAGAAGGCAACGCGCGCTGGCGCAACCACACAAGGCGGACTCATCAGCGACTGGCAAGACGACAACGGTCACGGAACGCATTGTGCCGGCATCGTGGCTGCCATGAACGACACGAAAGGTGTCGTCGGTGTGAGTCCCGATGCGACACTCCATGGTGTAAAAGTGCTCACAGCACTGGGAAGTGGTACCGCGTCGGATATTGCTTCTGGAATCGAATACGTCGCTGATCAGGGATGGGATGTCGGGAGTCTGAGTCTCGGTATGGGGCAGGATTCGTCGCTTCTCCGGGAAGCCTGTCAGTACGCTGTCGATCAGGGAACTTTGTTGGTCGCCGCCACCGGTAACAGCGGTCCCTGTACCGACTGTGTCAGCTACCCAGCCGCTTATCCCGAGGTCGTCGGCGTCGGGGCGACGACCAGCGACGACGACCTCGCTTCGTTCTCTTCGACCGGGCCAGAGGTCGATCTGGTTGCGCCGGGAGCGAACATCCGATCAACGTATCTCTCCTTCCTAAGCTCGTATCAGTCCCTCTCAGGAACGTCGATGGCCTGTCCACACGTCGCTGGTGTCGGTGGGACATTGATGGCCGACGGCTATTCGAACACCGAAGCAGCCGAACGACTCACCGCGACAGCCGAAGATATCGGGCTTTCGGAGACCGAAGCCGGTGGTGGACTACTCGACGTTCCTGCCGCGATCGGGATCGAGTAA
- a CDS encoding DUF5796 family protein, with the protein MGKRSEISPDTLRIALEPEGIEVEYLDDRSVFYHGVPEKTSESVRAPPGTQVHVLITDPTETEGVMIYVNDRKTADEILRNTGVGRVLLESDEERSIFPGVTVQRSGYQIEVASDPSATRGRVFVFSEDERAERSWEIVAESE; encoded by the coding sequence ATGGGCAAACGAAGCGAGATTTCTCCGGATACTCTTCGGATCGCTCTTGAGCCGGAAGGGATCGAAGTAGAATACCTAGACGATCGAAGCGTGTTCTATCACGGCGTACCGGAGAAAACGAGTGAATCAGTCCGTGCACCGCCAGGCACGCAGGTACACGTCCTTATCACTGATCCCACAGAGACCGAAGGCGTGATGATCTACGTGAACGACCGGAAGACTGCCGACGAGATCCTCCGTAACACCGGTGTCGGACGAGTGTTGTTGGAGTCAGATGAAGAGCGATCGATCTTTCCGGGCGTTACAGTGCAACGATCCGGCTACCAGATCGAAGTCGCTTCCGATCCGTCGGCTACGCGCGGGCGCGTATTCGTCTTCAGCGAAGACGAACGCGCAGAACGATCGTGGGAGATCGTCGCCGAAAGCGAGTGA
- a CDS encoding shikimate kinase, with protein MNGRAIAPAAGTVLNALATGIGSAFAIDSETTASVQLTPDGPITGEIADAPDADTRLIERCVELVVERFGDEQGGTVQTQSEIPMAAGLKSSSAAANATVLATLDALDTSCSREDAARIGVTAARDTGVTVTGAFDDASASMLGGLTITDNTRDELLDHDTVDWDVLVWTPNERAFSTDADVDRCKTIAPMADLVADLAMAGDYGRAMTVNGLAYCAALEFPTDPLVTAMPHTDGVTVSGTGPSFVAVGDRSELERIQERWSTYEGNTWLTTTRTDGAQRK; from the coding sequence GTGAACGGCCGAGCAATAGCCCCTGCTGCTGGCACTGTTTTGAACGCGCTTGCAACCGGGATCGGATCGGCGTTCGCTATCGACAGTGAGACAACTGCGAGCGTCCAACTCACGCCCGACGGGCCGATCACCGGCGAGATAGCGGACGCACCGGACGCCGATACACGACTTATCGAACGGTGTGTCGAACTGGTCGTCGAACGGTTCGGCGATGAGCAAGGTGGGACGGTGCAAACGCAGAGTGAGATTCCGATGGCAGCCGGATTGAAGAGTTCGAGCGCAGCCGCCAACGCGACAGTGCTTGCGACACTCGACGCGCTCGACACGTCCTGTTCCCGCGAGGACGCTGCTCGAATCGGCGTTACTGCTGCCAGGGACACCGGCGTCACCGTCACAGGAGCGTTCGACGACGCCAGCGCAAGCATGCTCGGCGGATTGACGATCACCGACAACACACGCGATGAGTTACTCGATCACGATACCGTCGATTGGGACGTGCTCGTTTGGACACCGAACGAACGGGCGTTCAGTACCGATGCCGATGTCGATCGGTGTAAAACGATCGCACCCATGGCCGATCTCGTTGCCGATCTAGCGATGGCGGGCGACTACGGACGGGCAATGACCGTGAACGGGTTGGCTTATTGTGCAGCACTAGAATTCCCGACTGATCCCCTCGTGACAGCCATGCCCCACACCGATGGTGTCACCGTATCGGGGACGGGTCCGAGCTTCGTTGCAGTCGGTGATCGATCGGAACTCGAACGGATCCAAGAACGGTGGAGCACGTACGAAGGAAACACATGGCTGACGACAACACGGACGGACGGAGCACAGAGGAAATGA
- a CDS encoding chorismate mutase, translating into MADDNTDGRSTEEMTLEQLRDEIETIDREIVELIAQRTYVAESIASVKRKRGLPTTDESQEQQVMERAGENAARFDVDANLVKAIFRLLIEINKVHQRESR; encoded by the coding sequence ATGGCTGACGACAACACGGACGGACGGAGCACAGAGGAAATGACTCTCGAACAACTGCGCGATGAGATCGAAACGATCGATCGCGAAATCGTGGAACTGATCGCACAACGCACATACGTTGCCGAATCGATCGCATCAGTCAAGCGCAAACGAGGGCTTCCGACGACGGACGAATCGCAGGAACAGCAGGTGATGGAGCGGGCAGGCGAGAACGCGGCCCGCTTCGATGTGGATGCAAACCTTGTGAAAGCCATTTTCAGACTGCTCATCGAGATAAACAAAGTCCATCAACGGGAATCCCGGTGA